In Roseofilum reptotaenium CS-1145, a single genomic region encodes these proteins:
- a CDS encoding AbrB/MazE/SpoVT family DNA-binding domain-containing protein — translation MSEVSPSIELYMGDQGQLVIPAPLQQKLGVESGDRLLVRMEGGKLVLEKPEAIKQRLKARFANVPQNRSLVDELLAERRNETQKDVIE, via the coding sequence ATGAGTGAAGTATCTCCATCCATAGAACTATATATGGGCGATCAAGGCCAGTTAGTCATTCCTGCACCCTTGCAACAAAAGTTAGGAGTTGAGAGTGGCGATCGCTTGCTTGTTCGTATGGAAGGGGGAAAGTTGGTACTCGAAAAACCAGAAGCGATCAAGCAACGGTTGAAAGCTCGATTTGCCAATGTCCCCCAAAATCGTAGCTTAGTTGATGAGTTGTTAGCAGAGCGGCGTAATGAAACACAAAAGGACGTAATTGAATGA
- a CDS encoding PIN domain-containing protein yields the protein MTVVVLDASALLAYLKGEPGEDIVDRVLAESVISTVNWAEVVQKSIAAGADIEGMLSDLQALGLRIEPFTVEDADRAARLWQQTRQVGLSLGDRACLSLGWRLGVPIFTSDRAWANLNLPLDVRVIR from the coding sequence ATGACGGTGGTAGTTTTAGATGCTTCAGCTTTATTAGCTTATCTGAAAGGAGAGCCAGGAGAGGATATTGTTGATCGGGTATTAGCAGAATCGGTTATATCCACTGTAAATTGGGCTGAAGTAGTACAAAAGTCGATTGCCGCAGGTGCAGATATAGAGGGGATGCTGTCTGATTTACAGGCTTTAGGATTGAGGATAGAACCGTTTACGGTAGAAGACGCTGACAGAGCAGCAAGATTATGGCAACAAACCAGACAAGTGGGATTATCTCTAGGAGATCGAGCCTGTTTAAGTTTAGGATGGCGTTTGGGAGTTCCTATTTTCACGAGCGATCGCGCTTGGGCTAATCTCAATCTTCCTCTGGATGTGCGAGTCATTCGTTGA